A single Equus asinus isolate D_3611 breed Donkey chromosome 21, EquAss-T2T_v2, whole genome shotgun sequence DNA region contains:
- the CCR5 gene encoding C-C chemokine receptor type 5, translating into MDYQTTSPFYDIDYGMSEPCQKTDVRQIAARLLPPLYSLVFISGFVGNLLVALVLIKCKKLKSMTDIYLLNLAISDLLFLLTLPFWAHYAAHQWEFGNTMCRLLTGLYFIGFFSGIFFIILLTIDRYLAIVHAVFALKARTVTFGLMTSGVTWAVAVFVSLPGIIFTKSQKEGTRFTCSPHYPPSQYHFWRNFQALKMTILGLVLPLLVMIICYSGILKTLLRCRNEKKRHKAVRLIFVIMIVYFLFWAPYNIVLLLSTFQKSFGLDQCSSSNRLDQAMQVTETLGMTHCCINPVIYAFVGEKFRNYLLGYFRKHIVRRFCKSCPVFQGEAPKRVNSVYTGSTGEQEISVGL; encoded by the coding sequence ATGGATTATCAGACGACAAGTCCGTTCTATGACATCGATTACGGTATGTCAGAGCCCTGCCAAAAAACCGACGTGAGACAAATCGCAGCCAGGCTCCTTCCCCCGCTCTACTCGCTGGTGTTCATCTCCGGTTTTGTGGGCAACTTGTTAGTCGCCCTCGTCCTGATAAAGTGCAAAAAGCTGAAGAGCATGACTGACATCTACCTGCTCAACTTGGCCATCTCtgacttgcttttccttctcaccCTCCCATTCTGGGCTCACTATGCAGCTCACCAGTGGGAGTTTGGAAATACAATGTGTCGACTTCTGACTGGGCTCTATTTTATAGGCTTCTTCTCTGGAATCTTCTTCATCATCCTCCTGACAATCGACAGGTACCTGGCTATCGTCCATGCCGTGTTTGCTTTAAAAGCCAGGACGGTCACCTTTGGGCTGATGACAAGTGGGGTCACTTGGGCGGTGGCTGTGTTTGTCTCTCTCCCAGGAATCATCTTTACCAAATCCCAAAAAGAGGGTACTCGTTTTACATGCAGCCCTCATTACCCACCCAGTCAGTACCATTTCTGGAGGAATTTCCAGGCATTAAAGATGACCATCTTGGGCCTGGTCCTGCCACTGCTGGTCATGATCATCTGCTACTCAGGAATCCTGAAAACCCTGCTTCGGTGTCGCAACGAGAAGAAGAGGCACAAGGCCGTGAGGCTCATTTTCGTGATCATGATAGTGTACTTTCTTTTCTGGGCTCCCTACAACATCGTCCTTCTCCTGAGCACCTTCCAGAAATCCTTTGGCCTGGATCAATGCAGTAGCTCTAATAGGCTGGACCAAGCCATGCAGGTGACGGAGACGCTTGGGATGACGCACTGCTGCATCAACCCCGTCATCTACGCCTTCGTCGGGGAGAAGTTCAGAAACTACCTCTTGGGGTATTTCCGAAAGCACATCGTCAGACGCTTTTGCAAAAGCTGTCCCGTCTTCCAGGGAGAGGCTCCCAAGCGAGTAAACTCCGTTTATACCGGATCTACCGGCGAGCAGGAAATCTCTGTTGGCTTGTGA
- the LOC139041348 gene encoding C-C chemokine receptor type 5-like, whose product MGYQTTSPFYDIDYSTSEPCQKTDLRQIVARLLPPLYSLVFICGSLGNMLVILVLIKYVKLKRVADIYLLNLAISDLLFVLTLPLWAHYAAHGWVFGNRMCQLSIGLYFIGFFSGIFFIILLTIDRYLAIVHRVIPLKVSTVAFGVVSSGVTWLVAVFASLPGIIFTKSQKEDFLESEKESVYSCGPYFPPQWRNFHIIMITILSLVLPLLVMIICYSAILKTLLQCLPRKKHKAVRLIFVIMIVYFLFWAPYNIVLLLSSFQEIFGLSDFETSSRLDQAMQVTETLGMTHCCINPIIYAFVGEKFRRYLSMFFRKHIAKHLCKPRCPVFCGKTVERVSSRNTPSAGEQELSIA is encoded by the coding sequence ATGGGTTATCAGACGACAAGTCCGTTCTATGACATCGATTACAGTACGTCAGAGCCCTGCCAAAAAACCGACCTGAGACAAATCGTAGCCAGGCTCCTGCCCCCGCTCTACTCGCTGGTGTTCATCTGTGGTTCTCTGGGCAACATGCTGGTCATCCTTGTCCTGATAAAGTACGTAAAGCTAAAGAGGGTGGCTGACATCTACCTGCTCAACTTGGCCATCTCAGACTTGCTTTTCGTTCTCACCCTCCCATTGTGGGCTCACTACGCAGCACACGGTTGGGTTTTTGGAAATAGAATGTGTCAACTTTCGATTGGACTCTATTTTATAGGCTTCTTCTCTGGAATCTTCTTCATCATCCTCCTGACAATCGACAGGTACCTGGCTATCGTCCATCGTGTGATTCCTTTAAAGGTCAGCACCGTCGCCTTTGGGGTGGTGTCAAGTGGGGTCACTTGGCTGGTGGCTGTGTTTGCCTCTCTTCCAGGAATCATCTTTACCAAATCCCAAAAAGAAGACTTCTTGGAATCTGAGAAAGAGTCTGTTTACTCCTGCGGCCCTTATTTTCCACCACAATGGAGGAATTTCCATATAATAATGATCACCATTCTCAGCCTGGTCCTGCCACTGCTGGTCATGATCATCTGCTACTCAGCAATCCTGAAAACCCTGCTTCAATGTCTCCCCAGGAAGAAGCACAAGGCCGTGAGGCTCATTTTCGTGATCATGATAGTGTACTTTCTCTTCTGGGCTCCCTACAACATCGTCCTTCTCCTGAGCTCCTTCCAGGAAATCTTTGGCTTGAGTGACTTTGAGACCTCCAGTCGGCTGGACCAAGCCATGCAGGTGACGGAGACGCTTGGGATGACGCACTGCTGCATCAACCCCATCATCTACGCCTTCGTTGGTGAGAAGTTCAGAAGGTATCTCTCCATGTTCTTCCGAAAGCACATTGCCAAACATCTCTGCAAACCTCGCTGCCCAGTTTTCTGTGGGAAGACTGTAGAACGAGTGAGTTCAAGAAACACCCCTTCCGCTGGGGAGCAGGAACTCTCAATAGCTTGA